One window from the genome of Kluyveromyces marxianus DMKU3-1042 DNA, complete genome, chromosome 3 encodes:
- the Acot10 gene encoding acyl-coenzyme A thioesterase 10 — protein MLSLRKLAHTKKAATIAVSKALPIYNSKRLMHSKDDGKATDAANQPDATTTTLTDKYEFQRLFTNNSSVIEGFKATWVNALAERKKQLAQGKVIDSYSYNSVKSTEIGEKTRADSFTYLTLPFKEDPIVADFYVNAGGRVRMGQIFQDLDALAGRIAYRHTAPAEPVIVTASVDRIYMLKPLDHISDFNVVLSGAVVWTGRSSMEISIKASAIKGKLPEKITESSLSDDDTFLTASFTFVARNPETHKSLAINKLLPLNEDEWMDFRRAESHNAAKKLRAKNENLNINPPTEEESNIIHKMWQASRELRVMEDKPKNLMLMKDTNVKSTMFMQPQYRNRHSYMIFGGYLMRQTFELAYCAASSFSHSLPRFVSLDSTTFRAPVPVGSILHMDATVVYTEHLHEKTSQPKVAASVVDEEIDGNTLFHFEPRPVNTISTNKKDFLSKPGTIIQVKVNTVVQELASEKQTKSGSFIYSFFAPRDYDPEMPGQPGYATVIPQTYSEMIEYIEARRRAIETANYAKAVKRVSKL, from the coding sequence ATGCTTTCGCTAAGGAAACTTGCTCACACGAAAAAGGCAGCTACGATTGCTGTTTCAAAGGCCTTGCCAATATACAACTCTAAAAGACTCATGCACTCGAAGGACGATGGGAAGGCCACGGATGCTGCTAACCAGCCGGATGCCACGACTACGACTCTTACGGATAAATATGAGTTCCAACGGTTGTTCACGAACAACAGTTCTGTGATTGAGGGGTTCAAGGCTACCTGGGTCAATGCGCTTGCCGAACGTAAGAAGCAACTTGCGCAGGGCAAAGTCATCGACTCATATTCGTACAATAGCGTCAAGTCTACGGAGATTGGTGAGAAGACCAGGGCAGATTCCTTCACATACTTGACTTTGCCCTTCAAAGAAGATCCCATCGTCGCAGATTTCTACGTCAATGCCGGTGGTAGGGTCCGTATGGGGCAGATTTTCCAGGATTTAGATGCTCTCGCAGGGAGAATCGCTTACAGACACACTGCGCCAGCTGAACCAGTCATTGTAACAGCTTCCGTCGACCGTATCTATATGTTGAAGCCCTTGGACCACATCTCGGACTTCAACGTTGTGCTATCCGGAGCCGTCGTATGGACCGGTAGATCCTCCATGGAAATCTCCATCAAGGCCTCCGCTATCAAGGGCAAACTACCAGAGAAGATTACAGAATCCTCCCTCTCCGATGACGACACCTTCCTGACCGCGTCTTTCACTTTTGTCGCTAGAAACCCAGAGACCCACAAGTCCTTGGCCATCAACAAACTCCTCCCATTGAACGAAGACGAATGGATGGACTTTAGACGTGCGGAATCCCACAACGCTGCCAAGAAATTGCGCGCCAAGAACGAAAACTTGAACATAAACCCTCCAACAGAGGAAGAATCAAACATCATTCACAAGATGTGGCAAGCCTCTAGGGAACTAAGAGTCATGGAAgacaaaccaaaaaatttGATGCTCATGAAGGACACAAACGTCAAGTCTACCATGTTCATGCAACCTCAATATAGAAATAGACACTCATACATGATATTCGGTGGCTACTTGATGAGACAAACGTTCGAATTGGCTTACTGTGCCGCTTCCTCGTTCTCCCACTCCTTGCCTCGTTTCGTATCCCTGGATTCCACCACGTTCCGTGCCCCAGTGCCAGTAGGATCCATCCTACACATGGACGCTACTGTCGTATACACCGAACATCTACATGAAAAGACCAGCCAACCAAAGGTTGCCGCTTCTGTGGTTGACGAAGAGATCGACGGTAACACCCTGTTCCACTTCGAACCAAGACCAGTCAACACTATCTCCACAAATAAGAAGGATTTCCTATCGAAGCCAGGTACTATCATCCAAGTCAAGGTTAACACCgttgttcaagaattgGCCTcggaaaaacaaacaaagtCTGGCTCCTTCATCTATTCCTTCTTTGCTCCAAGAGATTATGATCCTGAAATGCCAGGCCAACCAGGTTACGCTACCGTCATTCCCCAAACATACTCAGAAATGATCGAATATATTGAAGCAAGAAGACGTGCCATTGAAACAGCTAATTACGCTAAAGCGGTAAAACGTGTTTCCAAATTATAA
- the SAL1 gene encoding Ca(2+)-binding ATP:ADP antiporter SAL1: MPSSNGGYPGDETPEERKLRHQRLFASIDVDGTGRVNRDMLQRALEKSDHPLKASPEAVDHIFKALDQNKDSVIDFNDFEKYVTTAEAQIKIGFRKIDKDNDGKINIEELSKYLSQFRKDHVTKEDELHQDGGSGSAAGNSAKKRSSISNFVDWAFNRKSYITYEQWRDFLLFVPRKEGSRLNTAYAYFYLFNDDVDLSSEGDVTLINDFIKGFGFFIAGGCSGVVSRTCTAPFDRIKVFLIARTDLASTLLNSKDTLLAKNPNADLSKIKSPLIKAATTLYRQGGLRAFYVGNGLNVMKVFPESAIKFGSFEMAKRIMARLENVKDTSELSRLSTYIAGGLAGVCAQFSVYPIDTLKYRIQCAPLNNNLKGTSLLVQTAKEMYQQGGIRLFYRGVHIGVMGIFPYAALDLGTFSALKKWYIKREARKTGASEDDIVISNFVVLPMGAFSGTVGATLVYPINLLRTRLQAQGTYAHPYVYTGFSDVLKKTIQREGYQGLFKGLVPNLAKVCPAVSISYLCYENLKRLMKLE, translated from the coding sequence ATGCCCAGCAGTAATGGCGGATATCCAGGCGATGAGACTCCTGAGGAGCGTAAGCTGCGCCACCAACGGTTGTTTGCATCGATAGATGTCGACGGCACAGGACGGGTGAACCGAGATATGCTCCAGCGTGCGCTAGAGAAGTCGGACCACCCATTGAAGGCATCTCCAGAGGCTGTCGATCACATATTTAAGGCCCTAGACCAGAATAAAGACTCCGTCATAGACTTCAACGACTTCGAAAAATACGTCACCACCGCAGAAGCCCAGATCAAGATAGGGTTCCGCAAGATCGACAAGGATAACGATGGGAAGATCAACATCGAAGAGCTTTCCAAATACCTTTCGCAGTTTAGAAAAGACCACGTGACCAAAGAGGATGAGCTCCATCAGGACGGAGGCTCTGGGTCTGCAGCAGGAAACAGCGCCAAGAAAAGGTCCAGCATCTCGAACTTCGTTGACTGGGCCTTTAATAGAAAGTCATACATTACTTACGAGCAATGGCGAgactttcttctcttcgtcccaagaaaagaaggttccAGATTGAACACGGCATATGcatatttttatttattcaaCGATGATGTTGACCTTTCAAGCGAAGGTGATGTCACCTTGATAAACGACTTCATCAAAGGTTTCGGGTTCTTCATAGCAGGTGGGTGCTCAGGTGTCGTATCCCGTACCTGTACAGCCCCATTCGACAGAATTAAAGTGTTTTTGATTGCAAGAACAGACTTGGCGTCCACATTGTTAAATTCGAAGGACACACTTTTAGCAAAAAATCCAAACGCAGACCTTTCCAAGATCAAATCACCCCTAATAAAAGCAGCCACAACTTTATACAGACAAGGTGGTTTACGCGCATTTTACGTCGGGAATGGGCTCAACGTAATGAAAGTTTTCCCAGAATCGGCCATCAAGTTTGGTTCGTTTGAAATGGCCAAAAGAATCATGGCCCGTCTGGAAAATGTTAAAGATACTTCGGAACTCTCAAGGCTATCAACTTATATTGCTGGTGGTCTAGCAGGTGTCTGTGCCCAATTTTCCGTTTACCCCATTGACACTCTGAAATATAGAATTCAATGTGCACCATTAAACAATAACTTAAAGGGCACATCGTTGCTGGTGCAAACAGCAAAAGAAATGTACCAACAAGGTGGTATACGGTTGTTTTACAGAGGTGTCCACATTGGTGTCATGGGTATCTTCCCTTACGCCGCTCTAGATTTAGGTACCTTTTCAGCACTAAAAAAATGGTATATCAAGAGAGAGGCTAGGAAGACAGGCGCCTCGGAAGATGATATTGTCATCAGTAATTTCGTAGTCTTGCCAATGGGTGCATTTAGTGGTACTGTAGGAGCAACCCTTGTCTATCCAATCAATTTATTGAGAACTAGACTACAAGCTCAAGGGACGTATGCCCATCCATATGTTTACACTGGCTTCTCAGATGTcttaaagaaaacaatCCAACGGGAAGGTTATCAAGGTTTATTCAAAGGTCTAGTACCGAACTTGGC